The genomic segment TAATCCGGTGTGGCTCGCGCAAACAGGACCTCATAACAGCGTTAACCAGATTTGCGCGGGAACGATCTAACATCTGCGCTGCCAGATTGACCGACTCCGATACAGCCGCAGCAGCCGGAATACGATCGGTGAAATGCAGTTGATAGAACCCCAGGCGGAGGATAGTGGCTAGTTTTTCGGGTAGCTGCATCGAAGGACGGGCCAGGTAGAATTTGATTTCGTGGTCGAGACGACGACGCATCTTGGTCGTACCATTGACCAGTTGCAACAGGAATCGTTTATCAAGTGATCGCAGTTCCCGGTTGCCAATCACCCGTATAATGGCGGTATCAATTGGTTCGCCATTACCTACTATCATAAGCGCTTCTACGGCCGCTGCCCGGATAGGATCAAAACGCATCCCGGATTTCTTTTTCGCTGTCTCTGCCATACCCTCTACAGTTCCATAGGTCCCATTTTCTGCCCCGCCCTGTTAATCTGGTACATGGCCACCCGGTGCAGGCAGTGAGCCAGTACAGGAACCTCGTCGGCCGGGAAGACCAAGCCCAGAATTTCAACCGGGCGTGCATATCCCCCGTCGCCGAGGCCCAATGTCATCCGGAGGAATCCGTCGCTATAAGCCAGCCCATAAATAGCCGGTCGGATATCCACCTGTTTTATTTTGTCTTTACCCTTTCGTTCAATCTTCAGTTCTTTCGTAATCAATATCTCGGCGATCTTGTCGTTTAGCTCATCAGAGTCCGTCCCGGAATCAACTTGCAGAGTGTAGTCCGCGCGGTTGAGTAGCGCTGACAACGACCTGGTCTTACCAAGTACGACTCTGGCACCAAGAATGCTCATTCCTTCTGGAATGGTTGCCTTGAAGTTCTCGATCATATGCGGCAAGAAGCTACTCTCAAGAGTCAGATCAACGTATTCTGCCTCGGACGTAATCCCCAGCGGGAGCGGAGGGCCAAAGGACAGCTTCATGACAGGATGAAATCCCTGGCTGAATGCGATCGGTATACGGGACCGGCGAATGGTTCGTTCGAGCATCCGCAAGCTGTCCAGATGAGACATATACTTGAAACGTTGTGACCGCCCCCAGCACAATCGCACCCGATTCTTGGTGGGCGCAGCGCTGTTCTGCGAGGCTACCCTTTTCTTACCGCGACCAAACTCCATCTTTGTCGCGGACCCTGTCCCTGATTCCTCGTTCAGACTGTGAGGTACATATTTGGCCAGTTGAGTGGAAGTGCGGTTTCTTTCCGCCTGAAGATGCTCGATAGATGGACCTTTGGAAATGTGCGACCAGGGCAAATCGGCCGAGAATGAACGAGGTCCCAATTGCTCCTCAATACTGAAATCGTGTTCCTGTAGCTTGTCTGACCACAGTCGATAATTGAAATCTTCAGACCAGCCGTCGAAACGCCCGCCAGCTTGAAATACCGCCTCGATGACCGGTCCCAGTTCGCGATTGCCACGTCCCAGCACCGCCTGTATCACTACCGATTCACACGAAGCTTTCTTGAAATTTACATTACGCTGGCGCACATTCCGTTTTACAGTTTTCAGCTTCTCCAGCATCACTTCGGGCATCATCACAGCATCCCACTGGAAAGGTGTGTGTGGTTCGGCCACAAACGGAGAGAGGGTCACATTAACCGTTTTCTTGCCCTGGTATTTGCGCCCAATATCGTAGACCTGGTTAATTATACGGGCAATCCCCATCAGGTCTTCCTCGGTCTCAGTAGGCAGACCCACCATGAAGTACAATTTGATGCTGGTCCAGCCCTTTCGGAAAGCCATATCGGCCGTATCCAGTACAGCCGCATCGGTAACTTCTTTCCGAACGAACAGGCGCAAACGCTCGGTGCCAGCCTCAGGAGCAATAGTCAGGCCACCTTTGCGAACCCGACGGATGGCATCCAGGAGAGTAGGTGTGATAGTCCCCGGTCGAAGTGAGGGCAACGAAACTGCGACACGAGATTTTTCCAGACGTCGGGCCAGAGTGGTGGCCAGTTTATCAATTCCGGGATAATCCGACGTGGACAGCGACAGAAGCGATGCCGATTCGTAGCCTGTATGCTGCATCTGTGTTTCGACCTGATGCAAAATTTCGGACTGCGGTCGCACCCGTACCGGTTTGTACATAGAGCCTGCCTTGCAGAAACGGCATCCCTGTGGACAACCCCGCATAATCTCGACACTCAGCTGATTCTGAGCTGTATCAATCAAAGGCAGAATAGGCTGGGCTGGATAATACTCCGGTTTAAGCTGCTTCACAACCCTGGCCTTGATTCTTGCCGGGGCAAACGAAGCGATCGGTTTGCGATCCTTATCATAGAAACGTGGAATATAAACAGATTCGACTTCCCGGCAGAGTCGTTCGAGCTTGTCCGCCCGGGGAGCATCTTTCATTTGGTGGAGAATACTCAGTATCTCGACCAGACCTTCCTCGGCATCACCAATGAAAAAGCAATCGACAAAATCTGCGACCGGTTCCGGGCTATAAACGGCTGGACCACCAGCCAGTATTATGGGATGTTCGTCAGTACGTTCGTCGGCATGGAGGGGAATGCGGGCAAGATCGAGCATCGCCAGCATGTTGGTAAAGACCATTTCAAAAGGGAGAGTAAAACCAAGAGCATCAAATTCAATAGCAGCGCGTCTCGATTCCAGCGAGAACAGGGGTATGTTCTTGCGCCGCATGATTTCTTCTGCATCCCTCTCAACAGCGAAAACGCGTTCACACAAGAAACGGTCATCGGCATTGATAAAATGATAGATCGACTGCAGGCCGACATAGGCTTGCCCAATCTCATATTTATCTGGAAAAGCGTGAAGATAGGAGACACGTCCGACTGGGTCTTTTACAATCTGCCCCAGTTCGCCACCTGCGTAGCGGCCTGGCTTGATTACAAAGGGAAAGAACTGTTTTTCTAATATCCCTCTCATGCCACACCAGTTGCTTCGTGTTCACATACTTACAGTCAACATGATACCGGTCAGCTGATGCCGATGCAAGTGATAACTGATTGGCAATCGGTCACCAAAATCCGGATGACAAGACAGCCTTGTTTTGTTACCTTCCTGTCGATAATACCGGAGGCCTCTGACCATTGAATGGAAATGAAAATGAATGCTACCGAGATCGCCAGTAAGGCTATCGGGGCCGCCATAGATGATTTGAACCACCAGAGATCGGCCGCTGAGCAACTTGCTCCCTCTACTGAAACGGCCTTGACCGGACCGGGGACACAGCTTGACTCGCTCGGACTAATAACATTCATCGTGGCTGTTGAGCAGAAAATCGAAGAACTGAGCGAACGTTTTGTCTCGCTGACAGACCTGGCGGTGGATATGACCGACGATTCACCACTGAAGACTGTCGGCTCGCTAACAACATATCTCACTAGTCAACTTGGGGACATCGCCAATGACTGACCTGCCTCTCCGGTGTCTGTTGCTTGCGGACTTCACGGTTGATAATCTGGCCGGATTATTGACCAACGACGAAACTTCTCCGCATATTGAGGCCGTATCCGCTCCCTTTGGGCAAGTAGTCCCAGTATTACTTGACGACCACCACGAATGCTGGCAGCCGAAGCCGGACGCGGTTGTGATCTGGACGAGGCCGCAGGCGGTAATCCCATCGTTTCAACGTGTGCTGGAGTTCGAACAGGTGGAGACCGAAGAAGTCCTTGGCGAAGTTGACCAATATGCGGCCATGATTGCCGCTGCTTCACGCCGCACACGAGCCGTTTTAATACCGAAGTGGACCATCCCGCAATACATTCGCGGCTGGGGGATGCTTGACATGCAGTCCGATCTCGGGGTCGCGAATCTGCTCGCCAGGATGAACCTGCGATTGGTCGATCAGCTGGCTCATCGGCAAACCGACTCTTCGAACGTGTTCATACTGAATGCATCCCGGTGGATGATTCTGGCCGGTAAGCATGCCTGCAATCCGAAACTCTGGTATTTGGGCAAAGTCGCTTTTGGTAACGAGGTTCTCATGGCGGCGGTCAATGATATCAAAGCCGCCATGGCCGGAATCCTCGGGCAGGCTCGCAAATTGATTATCGTTGATCTTGATGACACTCTTTGGGGGGGCATAGTCGGTGAAATCGGCTACGAAAATTTGCGCTTGGGTGGACACGATCCTATTGGCGAGGCGTTTGTTGATTTCCAGAGAACACTCAAATCTCTCACCCGGCGCGGCCTGTTGCTGGCCATCGTCAGCAAGAATGAGGAAAGCACTGCCCTTGAAGCGATAAACAATCATACGGAGATGGTTCTGGCTGAGGATGATTTTGTGAGCTGGCGCATTAACTGGGATGACAAGGCGCGCAATATAGCCGAGCTGGTCGAACAACTCAACCTGGGGCTGCAATCGACCGTGTTCATCGACGACAACCCGGTTGAACGCGACCGCGTAAAAGCGGCATTGCCAGAAATACTGGTGCCGGACTGGCCCAGCGATCCAATGCTGTACACATCTACTCTGCTGGCGATGAATTGTTTTGACACTCCGACAGTTTCGGTGGAAGATATGGCGCGAACGAAAATGTATCGCGCGGAACAGCACCGCAGTAATCTTGTTAAGAAAGTCGGTTCGCTCGAAGAATGGCTAGCGAGCCTGCAAATAAAAGTGACTGTTGAACCGCTTGGCGACCTTAACCGGGAACGCTCGGTCCAGCTCCTGAACAAGACCAACCAGATGAATATGACCACCCGTCGCTTGACCGATGACGAGTTGTCATCTTGGGTCGAAAACGATAATCACTGGTTACGAACATTCCGCGTCGAGGACAAGTTCGGCGACTCCGGTTTGACAGGGATTGTCAGTTGTGAGATAGACGGTCATACGGCCCATATTGTAGATTTCCTTCTCAGTTGCCGGGTGCTGGGACGCAAAATCGAAGAAACGATGCTCCATGCCGTGATTGCTCACGCACGCTCCCGAGGTGTATCAGAGATATTGGCTCAGCCAATACCGACAAAGAGAAATAATCCCTGTCGGGAATTCTTCGCACACTCAGGGTTCGGTCTCGATAAAGACGGCCAGATATATCGCTGGGCAGGGGATAAGGATTACCCTCTCCCTAAAGAGATCACGCTGATAGAAGGTTGAGGGAAATCGCGGACACACTATGAAACGAATCAGATGGCCAGAAGGAAAAGCGTTCGCATTCACCATCTTTGACGACACCGATCTGGCTACACTAGCAAATATTCGGCCGGTATATGACCTGCTGGCAGAATGCGGGATGCGCACCACCAAATCTGTCTGGCCTCTGAATGCATCACCGTTAATATCATCTTCGCGGGCGGCATCACCCCTGCTTCCCGTTGAGGAGGCATCCTGTGAGGACAAAGACTATCTCGATTGGTTACTCGGGCTGAAGCGATCCGGTTTTGAAATCGGCTACCACATGGCGGCCCGTTTCACCTCGTCGCGAGAGACTACTATTCGTGGCCTGAATCGCTTTGAGGAATTGTTCGGTGGGCCGCCTTCGGCTATGGCCAACCACAGTGATTGCGAGGAAAATATCTATTGGGGCAGCGACCGGCTCAGCGGTTTACGTCGCATTATATACAATCTGGCCACACGATTCCGGTTTGATGGTCGTTATCGGGGTCATGTCGAATCCGATCCCTTGTTCTGGGGCGACCTGTGCCATGACAAAATCACCTACGTTCGCAATTTCGTTTTCAAAGACATCAACACCTTAAATGCCTGTCCGATTATGCCCTATCACGATCCACAACGACCTTTTGTACCATTCTGGTTTGCGTCGTCGGAGGGACCGGAGATCAAATCGTTCAACCGATGCCTGTCCGAAGAAAACCAGGACCGACTGGAAGCCGAAGGCGGAGCCTGTATCATGTACACGCACTTCGGGGCTGGATTCTGCCGCAATGGTCGTCTTGACAATAGATTCGAGACACTCATCAAGAGACTGACCAGCAAGAACGGTTGGTTTGTTCCGGTGTCGGATCTGCTTGATTTCCTTCGCCGGATCAACGAAACACACACGATTACCAATCGCGAACGAAGCCATCTGGAATGGACCTGGCTGAAACACAAGCTGCGCGCGGGGAGGTCCTGAATCCTAGCATGACAGTGAAAATACAGAAATATTCCGAGCGCGATATCACCGAAGTGACAGCCTTCAACGCCCGTC from the Candidatus Zixiibacteriota bacterium genome contains:
- a CDS encoding TIGR03960 family B12-binding radical SAM protein — translated: MRGILEKQFFPFVIKPGRYAGGELGQIVKDPVGRVSYLHAFPDKYEIGQAYVGLQSIYHFINADDRFLCERVFAVERDAEEIMRRKNIPLFSLESRRAAIEFDALGFTLPFEMVFTNMLAMLDLARIPLHADERTDEHPIILAGGPAVYSPEPVADFVDCFFIGDAEEGLVEILSILHQMKDAPRADKLERLCREVESVYIPRFYDKDRKPIASFAPARIKARVVKQLKPEYYPAQPILPLIDTAQNQLSVEIMRGCPQGCRFCKAGSMYKPVRVRPQSEILHQVETQMQHTGYESASLLSLSTSDYPGIDKLATTLARRLEKSRVAVSLPSLRPGTITPTLLDAIRRVRKGGLTIAPEAGTERLRLFVRKEVTDAAVLDTADMAFRKGWTSIKLYFMVGLPTETEEDLMGIARIINQVYDIGRKYQGKKTVNVTLSPFVAEPHTPFQWDAVMMPEVMLEKLKTVKRNVRQRNVNFKKASCESVVIQAVLGRGNRELGPVIEAVFQAGGRFDGWSEDFNYRLWSDKLQEHDFSIEEQLGPRSFSADLPWSHISKGPSIEHLQAERNRTSTQLAKYVPHSLNEESGTGSATKMEFGRGKKRVASQNSAAPTKNRVRLCWGRSQRFKYMSHLDSLRMLERTIRRSRIPIAFSQGFHPVMKLSFGPPLPLGITSEAEYVDLTLESSFLPHMIENFKATIPEGMSILGARVVLGKTRSLSALLNRADYTLQVDSGTDSDELNDKIAEILITKELKIERKGKDKIKQVDIRPAIYGLAYSDGFLRMTLGLGDGGYARPVEILGLVFPADEVPVLAHCLHRVAMYQINRAGQKMGPMEL
- a CDS encoding HAD-IIIC family phosphatase; its protein translation is MTDLPLRCLLLADFTVDNLAGLLTNDETSPHIEAVSAPFGQVVPVLLDDHHECWQPKPDAVVIWTRPQAVIPSFQRVLEFEQVETEEVLGEVDQYAAMIAAASRRTRAVLIPKWTIPQYIRGWGMLDMQSDLGVANLLARMNLRLVDQLAHRQTDSSNVFILNASRWMILAGKHACNPKLWYLGKVAFGNEVLMAAVNDIKAAMAGILGQARKLIIVDLDDTLWGGIVGEIGYENLRLGGHDPIGEAFVDFQRTLKSLTRRGLLLAIVSKNEESTALEAINNHTEMVLAEDDFVSWRINWDDKARNIAELVEQLNLGLQSTVFIDDNPVERDRVKAALPEILVPDWPSDPMLYTSTLLAMNCFDTPTVSVEDMARTKMYRAEQHRSNLVKKVGSLEEWLASLQIKVTVEPLGDLNRERSVQLLNKTNQMNMTTRRLTDDELSSWVENDNHWLRTFRVEDKFGDSGLTGIVSCEIDGHTAHIVDFLLSCRVLGRKIEETMLHAVIAHARSRGVSEILAQPIPTKRNNPCREFFAHSGFGLDKDGQIYRWAGDKDYPLPKEITLIEG